The Methanosphaera sp. BMS genome contains a region encoding:
- a CDS encoding DUF5612 domain-containing protein: MTNAMNIKAIEKPGVLSKLTSFIAKRNVNIVYTQVYRESSEYASTYIEVEDVDDFDLLVKDIECIDEVLSVKKSPSMDKIWGKRIIIIGGGAQISQVALGAITEADRHNIRGERISVDTLPIVGEKKLTEAVRAVLSLPRVGVLVLAGSLMGGTIVDSIKEIKQHSDIKIISLNMVGSVRNYADLVVTDPVQAGVMAVMTVANTAKFDIDRVDEVL; encoded by the coding sequence ATGACCAATGCAATGAATATAAAAGCAATAGAAAAACCGGGTGTTTTAAGTAAACTAACCAGTTTTATTGCTAAAAGAAACGTTAATATAGTCTATACTCAAGTATATAGGGAATCTTCAGAATATGCTTCAACATATATAGAAGTAGAAGATGTTGATGATTTCGATTTATTAGTTAAAGATATCGAATGTATTGATGAAGTGTTGAGCGTTAAAAAATCACCATCAATGGATAAAATCTGGGGAAAAAGAATCATCATTATCGGTGGGGGTGCCCAAATATCACAAGTTGCATTAGGTGCAATAACAGAAGCCGATCGTCATAATATCCGTGGCGAAAGAATAAGTGTCGATACATTACCAATTGTCGGTGAAAAGAAGTTAACCGAGGCAGTAAGGGCTGTATTGTCCCTTCCACGTGTCGGCGTATTGGTTCTTGCCGGTTCATTGATGGGCGGTACGATTGTCGATTCCATCAAGGAAATCAAACAGCATAGTGATATAAAGATTATCAGTTTGAATATGGTCGGTTCCGTGAGGAATTATGCTGATTTGGTCGTAACTGATCCTGTTCAGGCAGGAGTCATGGCAGTAATGACCGTTGCCAATACTGCCAAGTTTGACATTGATAGGGTTGATGAAGTTTTATAA